In Effusibacillus lacus, the sequence GGCTGAGGCATCGGTGCGGTGACCACGGGCGTATGGATCTCTTCGCGCTCGCAATGGCGACAGGCATATACGTAACGTACATGCTTGACTACCTTCACTTCGGCAGGAATGATCTTCAACTCTTGACGGGTCTCGGTGCTCATCTCATGCAAGGCTCCGCCGCAGCATGAACAGATCTGCTCTTCCTTTGTGAGGCGGTATTCGATCATCTCGACAGGCAGGCTCTCGACCATGGCTTCACGTTGTCCGCGTTGTTTCTTGCGGCGATAGGTGATGGTTTCCACGGTCGGCTCTTCCACAGTGGGATTGGCTTCAGCTTCTGCTTCGTTAAACAGGTGCAGTTGATCCGAATTCGTCCGCTCGCTGGATGTGCCGAATTTCTTCTGTTGACTGAGGCGAAATTGCTCCTCATACCAAGTCAGCTTAGCGGTCAGTTCAGCAACCTGTTGTTCCAGCTTCGCGTTTTGTTGTTGAAGTTCTTCAATTGTAGACGGGTTCGTATTCGCTATTGTTTTCATACGTATAGATTTCAATAAATGACCGCGATTTCCTGTCGACACACGG encodes:
- a CDS encoding IS66 family transposase zinc-finger binding domain-containing protein encodes the protein MKTIANTNPSTIEELQQQNAKLEQQVAELTAKLTWYEEQFRLSQQKKFGTSSERTNSDQLHLFNEAEAEANPTVEEPTVETITYRRKKQRGQREAMVESLPVEMIEYRLTKEEQICSCCGGALHEMSTETRQELKIIPAEVKVVKHVRYVYACRHCEREEIHTPVVTAPMPQPVYPGSLASPSIMAYIMSQKYVESLPLYRQEQQFARLGVP